A single uncultured Acetobacterium sp. DNA region contains:
- a CDS encoding SMEK domain-containing protein: MGVIDMTRREEYIDIIHRILAIAATELESKAKNNLINANIVWEDIANRILNICFTYNTENLNLENANFPGIDLGNRENGIGIQVTRRNDAAKLKKTIEIIIKNKVYKTFPQLKFFILGRKKATYKLDSQSWESYLQFNVERDILDFDTILNYCQSIETEKLQELAEYLKWELKCDDPVRQQSIKKIDAYIEQVKRENSHITIIGLGKQLPIERTWVQLQLIRREDLLKMGTSKNDKETMLTAYHEYSSRDKDVYDVETVLETGRKTVVLAGPGMGKSTLCKKLLFIAVRRGCRSIKVSLMDVAGYIRTGQSFDEALRSAMVQSLDFQLEKEEVEGQFEFLFLDGLDECGDIRRKVAQEISAWSAGHQSVKIVVTSRPIGYDFLPLEDFEHLEIQTLNPDHLNSYVEKILEELEPENLESCIVWFEKQLIQRKIRDLACRSPLLLGFLLQMSIRKQFFGQYRCELYEQILMEWLQRSSRENAKKISESELLRGSEIIAFYMLNHVDEMYQGVYTKSKIVEYVGTCFEEELECRRLVGRQKAEICVDFWSERGILDRSYFQGEERYLFLHLNIGEFLAGKYISQMTEISKQEWINSHYRLSIWHESIRMAIACENETSIIEKLLEIEQSSQLPNGAIFLAAEGVGEKHSSKGPQALYDKLLEYLQSDNPYLSNKAAKAIWQMEGKSLNWHTEVLLCLIQSKFMWIHDASYSVYLRIPVEEQDYEVLRNFIICYGKNPDSGYQGLAKKNMEETIKRLKIAERDLPVIDAIKHIYYDHCTVAGMKILQEYLEQVGEKEWADEYYQKKSKFSIADFTKSHQRLEDNLGMLVQILVDIYGTTEIKNPMKVCPEYSKLLQVIGLMETPICELMVLQYDLSNSYSKSILKAACLAGGIDVDRLKEELYYLLKNGEDMETSRFAQIRCNLSAECLWKRTAGVIPIGHIVEGLCSNSDILGIPSALIALANSEAEEMKEGIRELLFRGDSNVMSRVGWLVPLIFKENSMSLMLKRLDCNDLPCYYDLYDNLKDCQGRINWEQWLRVVKRGLISDESDVVKAVLKYLLIEKNEPYPENIKEPLINTIKQQFELWLNKKVTCQHCKSGAILDERGFCPKCNTGGDLPLGVFIEVLLAMKQCPKEDLIKYIGHENSEMSKVARAGLEQILVEDGVYLDNCLERLINRQVPNYIFSVILDLPSHCLKDRKESILRLANGEETGLKLNFIKRLNNQEWLNGDDRRDYLEKMVAHPDSTVRSRAMACWLGDDSVYNYFNAE; encoded by the coding sequence ATGGGAGTGATTGATATGACTCGTAGGGAAGAATATATAGACATTATTCATCGGATACTTGCCATTGCAGCGACAGAGTTGGAAAGCAAAGCGAAGAATAATCTGATTAATGCGAACATTGTCTGGGAAGATATTGCAAACCGAATTTTAAATATCTGCTTTACCTATAATACGGAAAACCTCAATCTGGAAAACGCAAATTTCCCCGGAATTGACTTAGGAAATCGAGAAAATGGAATTGGTATTCAAGTTACAAGAAGAAACGATGCAGCTAAGCTTAAAAAAACCATCGAAATAATAATTAAAAATAAAGTATATAAAACATTTCCACAATTAAAGTTTTTTATCCTCGGTCGAAAAAAAGCAACATACAAACTGGATAGTCAAAGTTGGGAAAGTTACCTCCAGTTTAACGTTGAAAGGGATATTTTAGATTTCGATACAATCTTAAATTACTGTCAGTCAATAGAGACAGAAAAGCTTCAGGAATTGGCTGAGTATTTGAAATGGGAGCTAAAATGTGACGATCCTGTAAGACAACAGAGTATTAAAAAAATAGATGCTTACATAGAGCAGGTAAAGCGAGAAAATAGCCATATAACGATTATTGGATTGGGAAAACAGTTGCCAATTGAGAGAACTTGGGTTCAATTACAGTTGATCAGGAGAGAAGATCTCCTAAAGATGGGAACATCTAAAAATGATAAAGAAACAATGCTGACAGCATACCATGAGTATTCATCCAGAGACAAAGATGTATACGATGTGGAAACCGTATTGGAGACAGGAAGAAAAACCGTTGTTCTAGCAGGTCCAGGAATGGGTAAAAGCACCTTATGCAAAAAGTTGCTCTTTATAGCTGTAAGAAGAGGTTGTCGGTCAATTAAAGTATCGCTGATGGATGTGGCTGGATACATAAGAACTGGACAGTCGTTTGATGAAGCACTTCGCAGTGCCATGGTTCAGTCCTTAGATTTTCAACTAGAAAAGGAAGAGGTTGAGGGACAGTTTGAATTTTTATTTCTGGATGGTTTGGACGAATGCGGGGATATTAGGAGAAAAGTTGCTCAAGAAATCAGTGCATGGTCTGCTGGTCATCAATCTGTAAAAATCGTGGTGACTAGTCGTCCTATTGGTTATGATTTTTTACCTTTGGAAGATTTTGAGCATCTGGAGATACAGACGCTGAATCCGGATCATTTGAATTCGTATGTGGAAAAAATATTAGAAGAGCTTGAACCGGAGAATTTGGAATCATGTATAGTGTGGTTTGAGAAACAACTAATTCAGAGAAAGATACGAGATTTGGCATGTCGAAGTCCCCTCTTATTGGGATTCTTACTTCAAATGAGTATCAGGAAACAATTTTTTGGACAGTATCGGTGTGAACTATACGAACAAATTTTGATGGAGTGGTTGCAAAGATCTAGCAGAGAAAATGCGAAAAAAATTAGTGAATCAGAATTGTTAAGAGGAAGCGAAATTATTGCATTTTATATGCTGAATCATGTCGACGAAATGTACCAAGGGGTGTACACGAAAAGTAAGATTGTAGAATATGTCGGAACGTGCTTTGAGGAAGAACTAGAGTGTCGAAGGCTGGTAGGACGGCAGAAGGCAGAAATATGTGTAGATTTCTGGTCAGAGAGAGGGATCTTAGATCGTAGTTATTTTCAGGGAGAGGAACGGTACCTGTTTTTGCACTTGAATATTGGTGAGTTCCTTGCAGGAAAATATATCAGTCAGATGACAGAAATAAGTAAACAAGAGTGGATTAATTCACATTACCGACTAAGCATTTGGCATGAGTCGATACGAATGGCAATTGCTTGCGAGAATGAAACATCAATTATCGAGAAGCTTTTAGAGATCGAACAAAGCAGCCAATTGCCTAATGGAGCTATCTTTTTAGCAGCAGAAGGAGTGGGAGAGAAACATTCTTCAAAAGGACCACAGGCATTGTATGATAAATTACTGGAGTATTTGCAGTCCGATAATCCATATTTATCGAACAAAGCGGCAAAAGCTATATGGCAAATGGAAGGAAAATCTCTAAATTGGCATACTGAGGTGTTGTTGTGTTTGATTCAATCAAAATTCATGTGGATTCATGATGCCTCCTATAGCGTGTATTTGCGTATTCCTGTAGAGGAACAGGATTACGAGGTTCTTAGGAATTTCATTATTTGTTATGGCAAAAATCCGGATAGCGGGTATCAGGGACTTGCTAAAAAAAATATGGAAGAAACCATAAAACGATTAAAAATTGCCGAGAGAGATCTACCGGTGATAGATGCAATTAAACATATCTACTATGATCACTGCACGGTTGCTGGAATGAAAATTTTACAGGAATATCTGGAGCAGGTAGGCGAAAAAGAGTGGGCTGATGAGTATTATCAAAAGAAGAGCAAATTTTCTATTGCTGATTTCACGAAATCGCACCAGAGATTAGAGGATAATCTAGGTATGTTGGTTCAGATATTAGTAGATATATATGGGACAACAGAGATAAAAAATCCGATGAAGGTATGTCCAGAGTACTCAAAATTGTTACAGGTTATTGGCTTGATGGAAACGCCTATCTGTGAGTTGATGGTTCTGCAATACGATTTGTCGAATAGTTATTCCAAATCGATTTTGAAAGCAGCTTGTCTAGCTGGTGGGATTGATGTGGATAGATTAAAAGAGGAGTTGTATTATTTGCTGAAAAATGGAGAAGATATGGAGACATCCAGATTTGCTCAGATTAGATGTAATCTTTCAGCGGAATGTCTTTGGAAGAGGACAGCAGGAGTGATACCCATTGGTCATATTGTCGAAGGTCTTTGTAGTAACTCAGACATCTTGGGAATCCCGTCAGCGTTAATTGCTCTGGCTAACTCAGAGGCAGAAGAAATGAAGGAGGGAATTCGTGAGCTGCTTTTTCGTGGAGATTCTAACGTGATGTCACGGGTCGGTTGGTTGGTACCGCTTATTTTCAAAGAGAATTCCATGAGTTTAATGTTGAAGCGCTTGGATTGTAATGATCTACCATGTTACTACGATCTTTATGATAATCTGAAGGACTGCCAAGGTCGAATTAATTGGGAGCAATGGCTACGCGTTGTAAAAAGAGGGCTTATCAGTGACGAATCCGATGTGGTTAAAGCCGTGCTCAAGTATCTATTGATTGAAAAAAACGAACCCTATCCTGAAAATATCAAAGAACCACTTATAAATACAATAAAACAACAATTTGAATTATGGCTTAATAAAAAAGTCACTTGTCAACATTGTAAATCTGGAGCAATTTTAGACGAGAGGGGTTTTTGTCCTAAATGCAATACAGGTGGAGATTTACCACTTGGTGTTTTTATCGAGGTACTATTAGCTATGAAACAATGCCCCAAAGAGGATCTTATAAAATATATAGGTCATGAAAATTCTGAAATGTCAAAGGTAGCTAGAGCTGGATTAGAGCAGATACTAGTAGAGGATGGTGTATATTTAGATAATTGCCTTGAAAGATTGATAAACCGGCAAGTACCGAATTATATATTTTCAGTTATTTTAGATTTGCCGAGTCATTGTTTGAAAGATAGGAAAGAATCGATTTTGAGATTGGCTAATGGAGAGGAAACCGGATTAAAACTTAATTTCATAAAGCGGTTAAATAATCAAGAATGGTTAAATGGAGATGATCGAAGGGATTATCTGGAAAAGATGGTAGCCCATCCAGATTCTACTGTGAGGAGTCGTGCAATGGCATGTTGGTTAGGTGATGATTCTGTTTATAATTATTTTAACGCGGAATAA
- a CDS encoding DUF4180 domain-containing protein, which translates to MQIETLNNNGKNIAYVHTTTPVLTDVQSALDLMATVRYETECDAIIVDKTALTDEFFDLKTRLAGEIIQKYVNYGIRLAIIGDFSGYTSKALHDFIYESNQGKHLYFVSDVEAALKKLG; encoded by the coding sequence ATGCAAATCGAAACACTAAACAATAACGGCAAAAATATCGCCTATGTCCACACAACCACGCCGGTCCTGACCGATGTCCAGTCGGCACTGGATTTAATGGCGACAGTCCGCTATGAAACCGAATGTGACGCCATTATTGTAGATAAGACAGCATTAACAGACGAATTTTTTGATTTGAAGACCCGGCTTGCCGGTGAAATTATCCAGAAATATGTGAATTACGGCATCCGGCTGGCAATCATTGGTGATTTTTCCGGATATACCAGTAAGGCACTGCATGATTTTATCTATGAATCCAATCAGGGGAAACATCTGTATTTTGTATCGGATGTGGAAGCAGCGCTGAAGAAACTCGGATAG
- a CDS encoding nitroreductase family protein has translation MLYDQLKTRRSIREFKDLAVEQEKIEAILKSALMAPSSRGRRPWEFIAVTDNDLLTQLSLCRDHGSAFLKGAPLAIVVAADKEACDVWIEEASIVAILIQLAAQDLGLGSCWIQVRERYQSEQKKTEDYIKDCLSIPEQYAVECVIAIGYPDEVEKPHDENTLLYEKIHFNQFNDKMTKGN, from the coding sequence ATGCTTTACGATCAGTTAAAAACCAGAAGAAGTATTCGTGAATTTAAAGACCTGGCAGTCGAACAAGAAAAAATTGAAGCCATTTTAAAAAGTGCGCTGATGGCACCATCATCCCGGGGCCGACGGCCATGGGAGTTTATTGCCGTCACCGATAACGACTTGCTTACGCAGCTTTCCCTTTGTCGAGATCACGGATCAGCTTTCTTAAAAGGAGCACCATTGGCAATTGTGGTAGCAGCCGACAAGGAAGCATGTGATGTTTGGATTGAAGAAGCATCCATTGTGGCCATTCTGATTCAATTAGCCGCCCAGGATTTGGGTTTGGGTTCATGCTGGATTCAGGTTCGCGAGCGATACCAGTCAGAACAAAAGAAAACGGAGGATTATATTAAAGATTGTCTTTCAATACCCGAGCAATATGCAGTTGAATGCGTCATTGCGATTGGCTATCCGGATGAAGTAGAGAAACCCCATGATGAAAACACACTGCTTTATGAAAAAATCCATTTCAATCAGTTTAATGACAAAATGACAAAAGGCAACTAA
- a CDS encoding alpha/beta hydrolase, which yields MIKQDLKINGIPAILWGEKAQKLFVAVHGNMSSKADDVIVILAEKVTQLGYQVLSFDLPEHGERSNEPTPCKVQNCIKDLSAIMEYAKTKWDEISLFACSIGAYFSLLAYKDDNLKQCLFLSPVVDMERVINNMMTWFSVSEVQLQAEKEVATPIGQILYWDYYCYVKEHPINFWNKPTAILYGSADDLCEFDTVSNFAQQFNCDLTVMEHGEHYFHTEEQLEFFRQWLEKRISI from the coding sequence ATGATCAAACAAGACTTGAAAATTAACGGGATACCAGCAATTTTATGGGGCGAAAAGGCCCAAAAATTATTTGTTGCGGTACATGGAAATATGTCAAGCAAGGCAGATGATGTCATTGTGATCCTTGCTGAAAAAGTAACGCAATTAGGCTATCAGGTACTTAGCTTTGATCTGCCTGAACATGGCGAACGTAGCAATGAACCAACCCCATGCAAGGTTCAAAATTGCATAAAAGATCTTTCTGCGATCATGGAATATGCAAAAACAAAATGGGATGAGATTAGTTTGTTTGCCTGTAGTATAGGTGCGTATTTTAGTTTGCTAGCCTACAAGGATGATAATTTGAAGCAGTGCCTATTCCTTTCACCGGTTGTCGATATGGAGAGAGTTATCAATAATATGATGACCTGGTTTAGCGTAAGTGAAGTGCAGTTGCAGGCTGAAAAAGAAGTTGCCACACCGATTGGACAGATTTTATATTGGGATTATTATTGCTATGTAAAGGAACATCCGATAAATTTCTGGAATAAACCAACGGCAATTCTTTATGGCTCAGCTGATGATTTATGCGAATTTGATACGGTTTCGAATTTCGCCCAGCAATTTAATTGTGATCTAACCGTAATGGAACATGGCGAACATTACTTCCATACGGAAGAACAATTAGAATTTTTCAGGCAATGGTTAGAAAAGCGGATAAGCATTTGA
- a CDS encoding epoxyqueuosine reductase, whose protein sequence is MKEVIRKRVLELGADVCGFASVGRFVQAPEGFHPCDLYDDCKAVIVIGFALPKSLFEVKPDLLYGYFNNLTIPKVDQLGMMTARIIEDAYGGTAVPVPCDAPYDYWDTEKMEGRGLISMKHAAINAGIGTLGKNTLLLDTKFGNRLTVGVILTNLELGSDDYAESICIEGCNLCIKNCPAQAIKEESVIQKLCRNNAYGKTARGFDTVVCNKCRTVCPMRFGDKNYRNKILYG, encoded by the coding sequence GTGAAAGAAGTAATCAGAAAAAGGGTTTTGGAGTTGGGCGCAGATGTTTGTGGTTTTGCAAGTGTTGGACGATTTGTTCAGGCACCTGAGGGATTTCACCCGTGCGATCTTTATGATGACTGCAAAGCTGTTATTGTGATAGGTTTTGCTTTGCCAAAAAGCCTATTCGAGGTGAAACCGGATTTATTATATGGATATTTTAATAATCTGACAATTCCCAAGGTGGATCAGCTTGGAATGATGACTGCAAGAATAATCGAGGATGCCTATGGTGGCACAGCCGTTCCGGTGCCGTGTGATGCACCCTATGACTATTGGGACACTGAAAAAATGGAGGGACGGGGCTTAATCTCGATGAAACATGCGGCCATCAATGCTGGGATTGGAACCTTGGGCAAAAACACCTTGCTGCTCGATACAAAATTCGGCAACCGACTAACCGTTGGCGTAATCCTGACAAATCTCGAGTTAGGATCAGATGACTATGCCGAATCCATTTGCATTGAAGGTTGCAATTTATGTATAAAAAACTGTCCGGCTCAAGCAATAAAAGAAGAATCCGTTATTCAGAAATTATGTCGGAACAATGCCTATGGAAAAACAGCAAGAGGTTTTGATACCGTTGTTTGCAATAAATGCCGCACGGTATGCCCGATGCGTTTTGGGGACAAAAATTATCGAAACAAGATTCTTTATGGCTGA
- a CDS encoding AAA family ATPase has protein sequence MEQNYISSVRLSSPVDEDSYLHHLMVVRHLTQMKELYFPKAVTFLVGENGTGKSTLLEAIAVAFGFNAEGGTRNFIFSTSSTHSDLHRHLTLSRRAYPKDGFFLRAESFYNAASYLDEVYEAEFQNQLPTAYGDRSLHNQSHGESFLSLVENRFNGNGIYLLDEPEAALSPSRLMTLLVHINELVRQNSQFIIATHSPILMAYPEAEIYQMSEEGIHLVDYRETEHYQLTRRFLENPEKMLHYLLAED, from the coding sequence ATGGAACAAAATTATATCAGTAGTGTGCGACTCAGTTCACCAGTGGATGAAGACTCTTATCTTCACCACTTGATGGTGGTACGCCATCTGACACAGATGAAAGAGTTGTATTTTCCCAAAGCAGTGACCTTTTTAGTCGGCGAAAACGGCACGGGAAAGTCAACTTTACTGGAAGCGATCGCAGTGGCCTTTGGTTTTAATGCTGAAGGTGGTACGCGCAATTTTATCTTTTCTACCAGCTCAACCCACTCTGATTTACATCGTCACCTGACTCTTTCGCGAAGAGCCTATCCCAAGGATGGCTTTTTTTTAAGGGCCGAAAGTTTTTACAATGCGGCCAGTTATCTGGATGAGGTTTATGAAGCGGAATTCCAGAACCAGCTGCCAACCGCCTACGGCGATCGGTCACTGCATAACCAGTCTCATGGTGAGAGCTTCCTATCATTGGTGGAAAACCGCTTCAACGGAAATGGAATTTATTTGCTGGATGAGCCTGAAGCCGCACTTTCGCCCAGCCGGCTGATGACCTTGCTAGTACATATCAACGAACTGGTACGGCAAAATTCCCAGTTTATCATCGCCACACATTCTCCCATTCTGATGGCCTATCCAGAAGCAGAAATATATCAGATGTCCGAAGAGGGTATCCATTTGGTGGATTATCGGGAGACGGAACACTATCAGTTGACGCGGCGATTCCTAGAAAATCCCGAAAAGATGCTGCATTATTTGCTGGCAGAGGATTGA
- a CDS encoding AbrB/MazE/SpoVT family DNA-binding domain-containing protein, whose product MTQPKGKYAWTVKVGEKGQIVIPKEARDVFNIKPGDTLILLGDEEQGIAIPPKNMFAKISQMVFGGIDADPDTGDEK is encoded by the coding sequence ATGACTCAGCCAAAAGGAAAATATGCCTGGACTGTTAAGGTCGGTGAAAAAGGACAGATTGTCATTCCCAAAGAAGCACGGGATGTATTTAATATTAAACCGGGCGATACATTAATATTGCTAGGAGATGAAGAACAGGGGATTGCGATTCCCCCTAAAAACATGTTTGCTAAGATTTCGCAAATGGTTTTTGGTGGAATCGACGCTGATCCCGACACGGGTGATGAAAAATGA
- a CDS encoding ABC transporter ATP-binding protein, producing MSVLVVRNLCKKYDHFELDNVSFALEQGTITGFIGRNGAGKTTTLKALLNFVHPDDGEILFFGKSFKANEFEIKQKIGFVAGGINYYPKKKIKTITATTRRFYANWDEQAYQHYMERFALDENKTPDELSAGMKVKYSLVLALSHHAELLILDEPTSGLDPISRDDLLDVFLGLTKDGITILFSTHITSDLDKCADKIIYIQHGKVRADSDIESFLVQYKVLEFSEEQLNDDLRAKLIGSKQTKHGYSALIKSTDANNSGAKVTDADLESIMIHLEKE from the coding sequence ATGAGCGTTTTAGTCGTTCGCAATCTATGCAAAAAATACGACCATTTTGAACTGGATAATGTTTCTTTTGCATTGGAACAGGGCACCATCACCGGTTTTATTGGTCGCAACGGAGCCGGTAAAACCACAACGCTTAAGGCCCTACTGAACTTTGTTCATCCGGACGATGGTGAGATTTTATTTTTCGGAAAAAGTTTTAAAGCGAATGAATTTGAAATCAAACAGAAAATTGGTTTTGTTGCAGGCGGGATTAATTATTACCCCAAAAAGAAGATCAAAACAATTACCGCAACCACCCGGCGTTTCTACGCGAATTGGGATGAACAAGCCTATCAACATTATATGGAACGATTTGCACTGGACGAAAACAAAACCCCTGATGAATTATCCGCTGGAATGAAAGTGAAATATTCACTTGTTCTGGCGCTTTCACATCATGCAGAGTTGTTAATTTTGGACGAACCCACCAGCGGTCTTGATCCGATTTCGAGAGATGATTTACTCGATGTCTTTTTGGGACTAACAAAAGATGGGATCACCATTTTATTTTCAACCCACATTACCTCAGATCTGGATAAATGTGCGGATAAAATTATCTATATCCAGCATGGTAAAGTGCGGGCAGACAGCGATATTGAATCATTTTTGGTGCAGTATAAAGTGCTGGAATTTTCAGAGGAACAACTAAATGATGATTTAAGAGCCAAACTGATCGGATCTAAACAGACCAAGCATGGCTATAGTGCGTTAATTAAATCGACAGATGCGAATAATAGCGGTGCAAAAGTGACCGATGCGGATTTGGAATCGATTATGATTCATTTGGAAAAGGAGTGA
- a CDS encoding ABC-2 transporter permease, which translates to MNNLLYKEFKLAMHPTSVVFLSLSAMMLIPNYPYYVTFFYTSLGIFFMCLSGRENNDIFYTMTLPVCKKDIVKSRFLFVVMIQLAQVLTAIPFAYIRSLYDLPGNQVGIDANTAFFGLSFLMMGLFNLVFFTNYYKNTDKVGAAFGWGSLVMTVFMIIAEASAHVVPFMKNYLDTKDPDYIEYKLMVLVVGILSYSVLTLGAYKKSVRSFEALDL; encoded by the coding sequence ATGAATAATCTGCTTTACAAAGAATTCAAGCTGGCGATGCACCCGACCTCAGTTGTTTTTTTATCTTTATCAGCAATGATGCTGATTCCTAATTATCCCTATTATGTGACATTTTTTTACACCAGTCTGGGGATCTTTTTTATGTGTTTAAGCGGTCGGGAAAATAACGATATTTTTTACACCATGACACTCCCGGTTTGTAAAAAAGATATTGTCAAATCACGATTTTTATTTGTCGTCATGATTCAGCTGGCTCAGGTATTAACGGCAATTCCCTTTGCATATATCAGAAGCTTATATGATTTGCCGGGCAATCAGGTCGGGATTGATGCGAACACGGCCTTTTTCGGGTTATCATTTTTAATGATGGGCCTTTTCAATCTTGTCTTTTTCACCAATTACTACAAAAATACCGACAAGGTTGGGGCTGCTTTTGGTTGGGGGAGTCTGGTGATGACCGTTTTCATGATCATTGCGGAAGCAAGTGCCCATGTGGTGCCATTTATGAAAAATTATCTGGATACCAAAGATCCGGATTATATTGAGTATAAGCTGATGGTATTAGTCGTCGGTATCTTATCTTATAGTGTATTGACACTCGGTGCTTATAAAAAATCGGTAAGATCTTTTGAAGCATTGGATTTGTAG
- a CDS encoding pyridoxamine 5'-phosphate oxidase family protein → MNDKYQTNGDLIDQQSAAFISSVDDEGFPNTKAMLPPRKREGIRTFYFTTNTSSMRVAQYRGNPKACIYFCDKDLFRGIMLKGTMAILEDVKSKEMIWRDGDTMYYPGGVTDPDYCVLKFTAETGRFYSDFNSEEFNIV, encoded by the coding sequence ATGAATGATAAATATCAGACAAATGGGGATTTAATCGACCAGCAGAGTGCGGCATTTATAAGCTCGGTTGATGATGAAGGATTTCCCAATACAAAAGCGATGTTGCCACCAAGGAAAAGAGAAGGAATACGAACATTTTATTTTACGACTAATACGTCTTCGATGAGAGTGGCACAATATCGCGGTAATCCTAAGGCATGCATATATTTTTGCGATAAAGATTTGTTTCGTGGGATAATGCTTAAAGGAACAATGGCGATTCTAGAGGATGTTAAAAGCAAAGAGATGATATGGCGGGATGGCGATACAATGTATTATCCAGGGGGCGTAACAGATCCTGATTATTGTGTTTTGAAATTTACTGCTGAAACGGGAAGATTTTATAGTGATTTTAACTCAGAGGAATTCAATATAGTATAA
- a CDS encoding AraC family transcriptional regulator, producing the protein MEWIERLNKAINYIEENITEELNYDQVAAVACCSTYHFQRMFAYMADVPLSEYIRRRRMTLAAVDLQGSDDKIIDVALKYGYTSPTAFNRAFKSIHGIAPSLVKEGGVALRAYPPISFKITIKGAEEMNYRIEQKAAFRIIGTGQPLHKEIEKNFEIVPQMWQTAATDGTIPKLAAMMDQQPMGLLGVSICNDTEEWKYLIAVSSTKDINSSLEEYTVPAATWAIFAGSGTNLSIQELERRIVTEWLPTSGYEYGNAPDIEVYINPDPQNVQYEVWIPVVKK; encoded by the coding sequence ATGGAATGGATTGAACGACTGAATAAAGCCATAAACTATATTGAAGAAAATATTACCGAAGAGCTTAACTATGATCAAGTTGCCGCCGTTGCCTGTTGCTCGACGTATCATTTTCAGCGGATGTTTGCCTATATGGCCGATGTTCCCTTATCTGAATACATCCGTCGCAGGCGAATGACACTGGCCGCCGTTGATCTTCAAGGCAGTGACGACAAGATCATTGATGTGGCTTTGAAATATGGTTATACGTCGCCCACCGCATTCAACCGGGCATTTAAAAGTATTCACGGGATCGCCCCTTCACTGGTTAAGGAAGGTGGGGTTGCGCTCCGTGCTTATCCGCCGATCAGCTTCAAAATTACAATTAAAGGAGCAGAAGAAATGAATTACAGAATTGAACAGAAAGCAGCCTTTCGAATTATTGGAACTGGGCAGCCTTTACACAAAGAAATTGAAAAAAACTTTGAAATTGTGCCGCAAATGTGGCAGACGGCTGCCACAGATGGGACGATTCCCAAATTGGCTGCGATGATGGATCAGCAGCCAATGGGATTGCTGGGGGTCAGTATCTGCAATGACACCGAGGAATGGAAGTATTTGATCGCCGTTTCCAGTACCAAAGACATCAACAGCAGCCTGGAAGAGTACACGGTTCCGGCTGCCACCTGGGCGATCTTCGCCGGCAGTGGAACAAACCTGTCCATTCAAGAATTGGAGCGACGCATTGTCACCGAGTGGCTGCCAACTTCTGGGTATGAATACGGCAATGCCCCGGACATCGAAGTTTACATCAATCCCGATCCGCAAAATGTACAATATGAAGTTTGGATACCGGTGGTTAAAAAATAA
- a CDS encoding MBL fold metallo-hydrolase yields MILGTGNAAVTKCYNTCFAIQKNEEFFLVDTGGGNGILTQLEKAEISLDQIHEIFISHEHTDHLLGIIWLIRMISARMKNGSYQGILNIYCHAELKKTILTIVKLTIPDKFVKMIGDRILFHQVKDGKVQEILGYPVMFFDIRSTKAKQFGFSLKLESGKKLVFLGDEPYREHEYDYAYQADWLLHEAFCRYADREQFLPYEKDHTTVKEACETAETLEVANLILYHTEDSNLAKRAVLYKQEGSGYYQGNLYVPDDLTVFDL; encoded by the coding sequence ATCATTCTGGGAACCGGGAATGCAGCGGTAACGAAATGTTACAATACCTGTTTTGCCATCCAAAAGAATGAAGAATTTTTTCTGGTTGATACAGGCGGGGGTAATGGGATTCTGACCCAATTGGAAAAAGCGGAGATTTCATTGGATCAGATTCACGAAATATTCATCAGTCATGAACACACTGATCATCTGCTGGGGATTATTTGGCTCATTCGGATGATTTCAGCCCGGATGAAAAACGGCTCTTATCAAGGGATTTTAAATATTTACTGCCATGCCGAGTTAAAGAAAACCATCTTGACGATTGTGAAATTAACGATCCCGGATAAGTTTGTCAAAATGATCGGCGACCGAATTTTATTCCATCAGGTAAAAGACGGAAAAGTTCAGGAAATTCTGGGATATCCGGTGATGTTCTTTGATATTCGATCAACTAAAGCCAAACAATTCGGGTTTTCACTGAAACTGGAATCGGGCAAAAAACTGGTCTTTTTGGGAGACGAACCCTATCGTGAACACGAATATGACTATGCATATCAAGCCGATTGGCTACTGCATGAAGCCTTTTGTCGTTATGCGGATCGGGAGCAGTTCTTACCCTATGAAAAAGATCATACGACCGTTAAAGAGGCTTGTGAAACCGCCGAAACGTTGGAAGTCGCCAATCTGATTCTTTATCATACCGAAGATAGCAACCTGGCCAAGCGAGCCGTTTTATATAAGCAAGAAGGCAGCGGTTACTATCAGGGAAATCTCTACGTACCGGACGATTTAACAGTTTTTGATTTGTAA